Proteins from a single region of Haloterrigena alkaliphila:
- a CDS encoding competence/damage-inducible protein A, which translates to MNVAVVTVGDELLAGRTANTNATWLCERLAERGVSVERVTTLPDRIGDIARVVNEYRAEYDAVVVTGGLGPTHDDLTMEGVAAALGRDLEEHEGALAWLAEDGYSRADLTGGTADLPAGARALHNEEGVAPGAALEGVYVLPGVPREMKAMFESIESEFSGTPTYREEVVADEPESALLDRIAAVRDRFDVSVGSYPGNSVRISLESTDETTVAEAAAWLRERVDGPE; encoded by the coding sequence ATGAACGTCGCGGTCGTCACCGTCGGAGACGAACTGCTCGCCGGACGAACGGCGAACACCAACGCCACGTGGCTGTGTGAACGACTCGCCGAGCGCGGCGTCTCGGTCGAACGCGTCACTACGCTTCCCGACCGGATCGGCGATATCGCCCGCGTCGTCAACGAGTATCGCGCCGAGTACGACGCCGTCGTCGTCACCGGCGGCCTCGGTCCCACGCACGACGACCTCACCATGGAGGGCGTCGCCGCCGCGCTGGGACGGGACCTCGAGGAACACGAGGGCGCGCTCGCCTGGCTGGCGGAGGACGGCTACTCGCGGGCCGACCTGACCGGGGGGACGGCCGACCTGCCGGCCGGCGCGCGAGCGCTGCACAACGAGGAGGGAGTCGCGCCCGGCGCCGCCCTCGAGGGCGTCTACGTCCTCCCCGGCGTCCCCAGGGAGATGAAGGCGATGTTCGAATCGATCGAATCCGAGTTCTCGGGAACGCCGACCTATCGGGAGGAGGTCGTCGCCGACGAACCGGAGAGCGCGTTGCTCGATCGCATCGCCGCGGTGCGCGACCGATTCGACGTCTCGGTCGGCAGCTATCCGGGCAATTCGGTTCGAATTTCACTCGAGAGCACCGACGAGACGACCGTCGCCGAGGCGGCCGCGTGGCTCCGCGAGCGCGTCGACGGTCCCGAGTAA
- a CDS encoding phosphate uptake regulator PhoU, protein METRKVQRLGPSTLAMTLPAEWASEHDVEKGDEVSLRTSGKGTLTVMPESASSEETEAIIHADDLDAQAVERAIVAQYVLGRRVIRIDTEDGALESDHINAVYQAETQLMGLGVIEETPESISIRCSVDPEDFTLDNLLERLERTGQTMRGEGIKALAHGNPDLAQRALNRERQANKIFVLLLRLIFTAYQNPNLARAVGLDSGFPLIGYRSIAKNLELTADNAEDIADIVIETEGHSLNVDSSVMRDIRELNELVDEITSLAVEAAVERDYDKSNQVRALFHDVSNQEQEILDELPEMSNEDLLRVREVLVSLQQTAQYAMRNAEIAANLALNEESEHTTIN, encoded by the coding sequence ATGGAAACGCGGAAAGTGCAACGACTCGGGCCGTCGACGCTTGCCATGACCCTCCCCGCCGAGTGGGCGTCGGAACACGACGTCGAAAAGGGCGACGAGGTCTCCCTGCGAACCAGCGGGAAGGGGACCCTGACCGTCATGCCCGAATCGGCGAGTTCGGAGGAGACGGAAGCGATCATCCACGCCGACGACCTGGACGCACAGGCCGTCGAGCGAGCGATCGTCGCCCAGTACGTCCTCGGACGGCGCGTCATCCGCATCGATACCGAGGACGGCGCCCTCGAGTCCGATCACATCAACGCCGTCTACCAGGCCGAGACGCAACTGATGGGACTGGGCGTCATCGAGGAAACGCCGGAAAGCATCTCGATCCGGTGTTCGGTCGACCCTGAGGATTTCACGCTCGATAACCTGCTCGAGCGCCTCGAGCGAACCGGCCAGACGATGCGCGGCGAGGGGATCAAGGCGCTGGCCCACGGCAACCCCGATCTGGCCCAGCGCGCCCTGAACCGGGAGCGACAGGCCAACAAGATCTTCGTCCTCCTGTTGCGCCTGATCTTCACGGCCTATCAGAATCCAAACCTCGCGCGGGCGGTCGGCCTCGACAGCGGCTTCCCGCTGATCGGCTACCGCTCGATCGCGAAGAACCTCGAACTCACGGCGGACAACGCCGAGGACATCGCCGACATCGTCATCGAGACCGAAGGCCACTCCCTGAACGTCGACAGCTCCGTCATGCGCGACATCCGCGAACTGAACGAACTGGTCGACGAGATCACCTCGCTGGCGGTCGAGGCGGCCGTCGAGCGTGATTACGACAAGTCCAACCAGGTGCGGGCGCTGTTCCACGACGTCTCCAATCAGGAACAGGAGATCCTCGACGAACTCCCGGAGATGTCCAACGAGGACCTGCTGCGCGTCCGCGAGGTGCTCGTCAGCCTCCAGCAGACCGCCCAGTACGCGATGCGCAACGCCGAAATCGCCGCGAACCTCGCGCTGAACGAGGAGTCCGAACACACGACGATCAACTGA
- the queC gene encoding 7-cyano-7-deazaguanine synthase QueC, translating into MTDATADTTTDEPSSERAVVLLSGGMDSATAASEARKRGYEIYALHTSYGQRTEDRELECARRLADELDAADFLRLETGHLSAIGASSLTDDELAVEDADMASDEIPTSYVPFRNANLLAMAVSYAEANDCEAVFIGAHSEDFSGYPDCRPEFFEAFERVVDVGTKPETEISIEAPFVEHSKTDIARRGVELEVPYEHTWSCYCENEPACGTCDACAYRLQAFQNIDVRDPIEYAERPSYADD; encoded by the coding sequence ATGACTGACGCAACCGCCGATACCACGACCGACGAACCGTCTTCCGAGCGCGCCGTCGTCCTCCTCTCGGGTGGCATGGACAGCGCCACCGCCGCCTCCGAGGCTCGCAAACGAGGTTACGAAATTTACGCCCTCCACACCTCCTACGGCCAGCGAACCGAGGACCGCGAACTCGAGTGTGCCCGCCGACTCGCCGACGAACTCGACGCCGCCGACTTCCTGCGGCTCGAGACCGGACACCTCTCGGCTATCGGCGCCTCGAGTCTCACCGACGACGAGCTGGCCGTCGAGGACGCCGATATGGCGAGCGACGAGATTCCCACCTCGTACGTCCCCTTCCGGAACGCGAACCTGCTCGCGATGGCCGTCTCCTACGCCGAGGCCAACGACTGCGAGGCCGTCTTCATCGGCGCCCACAGCGAGGACTTCTCGGGGTACCCCGACTGCCGGCCCGAATTCTTCGAGGCCTTCGAGCGAGTGGTCGACGTCGGGACGAAACCCGAGACCGAAATTTCGATCGAGGCACCGTTCGTCGAGCACTCGAAGACTGACATCGCCCGGCGCGGCGTCGAACTCGAGGTACCGTACGAACACACCTGGAGCTGTTACTGCGAGAACGAACCCGCCTGCGGCACCTGCGACGCCTGTGCGTACCGCCTGCAAGCGTTCCAGAACATCGACGTCCGCGACCCGATCGAGTACGCCGAGCGGCCGTCCTACGCCGACGACTGA
- a CDS encoding 30S ribosomal protein S3ae: protein MSERSVSRAKQEKRWYTILAPEQFDRKELGETPADEPEKVYDRTIETTLGDLNNNASENNTKLTFKVTDVGSDSAYTEFVEHSLTRDYLRSLVRRGASKIEAYVTVLTTDDYRVQIQPVAFTTKKADASQEKAIREQMVQMIEEAAAERSFEELIDSVVEGRLSSAIYGEAKTIYPLRRVEIQKATLEAHPEEVAEEEATAVDVDEEDVATGDD from the coding sequence ATGAGTGAACGATCAGTTTCACGCGCGAAACAGGAGAAGCGGTGGTACACCATCCTGGCACCGGAGCAGTTCGACCGGAAGGAACTCGGTGAAACCCCCGCTGACGAACCGGAGAAAGTCTACGACCGGACCATCGAAACGACGCTCGGCGACCTCAACAACAACGCCAGCGAGAACAACACGAAGCTGACCTTCAAGGTCACCGACGTCGGCAGCGACTCGGCGTACACGGAGTTCGTCGAGCACTCGCTGACCCGCGACTACCTGCGCTCGCTGGTCCGCCGCGGCGCCTCGAAGATCGAGGCCTACGTCACCGTCCTCACGACGGACGACTACCGCGTCCAGATCCAGCCCGTCGCCTTCACGACCAAGAAGGCCGACGCGAGCCAGGAGAAGGCCATCCGCGAGCAGATGGTCCAGATGATCGAGGAGGCCGCCGCCGAGCGCTCCTTCGAGGAACTCATCGACAGCGTCGTCGAGGGCCGGCTCTCCTCGGCGATCTACGGCGAAGCGAAGACGATCTACCCGCTTCGACGCGTCGAGATCCAGAAGGCGACGCTCGAGGCCCACCCCGAGGAAGTCGCCGAAGAGGAAGCGACCGCGGTCGACGTCGACGAGGAAGACGTCGCCACGGGCGACGACTGA
- a CDS encoding winged helix-turn-helix domain-containing protein, protein MSQSRTNGNESESTAVLAALGNKYSAEILCAAGTPKSAQTLSEDIEIPIATCYRRIEELVDAGLLTCEGRQLSTEGRRTNIYRRTLDEIEVNFSSEQPALSRKNRTEAKNRLQDQLHE, encoded by the coding sequence ATGTCTCAGAGTCGGACGAATGGAAACGAATCGGAGTCAACTGCGGTTCTCGCGGCGCTCGGAAACAAGTACAGCGCAGAGATTCTCTGTGCGGCGGGAACGCCAAAATCGGCGCAGACCTTGAGCGAGGATATCGAGATTCCGATCGCGACGTGCTATCGACGAATCGAGGAACTCGTCGACGCCGGACTGCTGACCTGCGAGGGGCGACAGCTCTCGACGGAGGGCCGTCGTACGAACATCTATCGGCGCACCCTCGACGAAATCGAGGTCAACTTCTCGAGCGAACAGCCGGCGTTATCGCGGAAAAACCGCACGGAAGCCAAGAACAGACTTCAGGATCAACTCCACGAGTAG
- a CDS encoding ATP-NAD kinase family protein codes for MDAIGVVVNPIAGMGGRVGLKGTDGKVEAARRRGAEPRAPDRARDALRSLHRRSPELTVYTAAHVLGERAARDAGYEPIVVYDPATDGPEADSASDTNTEPVADTDPESDADANDSARPVDPATAETTAADTRAAVRAFLERGVDLVLFVGGDGTAVDVATVIEESNEQESGTTPMLGVPAGVKIYSSVFAVTPADAGRIAAEFDRVEPREVNDIDENAYREGEVRAELRAVVPVPVAPDVQSGKQVSSGSVESLAAGFAREIDPDRTYVFGPGSTVGAIEEELGVDPSPLGVDVWRDGTVLARDAAESDILDVLEEPATIVVSPIGGQGFVFGRGNHQLSPAVIRRADAIEVVASDAKLDDIDALRVDTDDETLDEELRGWEQVRTGRFTTRLVKVV; via the coding sequence ATGGACGCAATCGGTGTCGTCGTGAACCCGATCGCGGGGATGGGTGGTCGGGTCGGGTTGAAGGGGACCGACGGCAAGGTCGAGGCGGCCCGGCGACGCGGTGCCGAGCCGCGGGCGCCCGACCGGGCGCGGGATGCCCTTCGCTCGCTGCATCGGCGCTCACCGGAGCTGACCGTCTACACGGCCGCCCACGTGCTGGGCGAACGCGCGGCCCGAGACGCCGGCTACGAGCCGATCGTGGTCTACGATCCGGCGACCGACGGCCCCGAAGCCGATTCAGCATCCGATACCAATACCGAACCCGTCGCCGACACCGATCCCGAATCGGACGCCGACGCGAATGACTCCGCGCGGCCGGTCGATCCGGCGACCGCCGAGACGACCGCGGCTGACACGCGCGCAGCCGTTCGTGCCTTTCTCGAGCGCGGCGTCGATCTCGTCCTGTTCGTCGGCGGCGACGGAACCGCCGTCGACGTCGCGACGGTGATCGAGGAGTCGAACGAGCAAGAAAGCGGGACGACGCCGATGCTTGGCGTACCCGCCGGCGTCAAGATCTACTCGTCGGTGTTCGCCGTGACGCCCGCCGACGCCGGCCGGATCGCCGCCGAGTTCGATCGCGTCGAACCCCGCGAGGTCAACGACATCGACGAGAACGCCTACCGCGAGGGCGAGGTCCGCGCGGAACTCAGGGCCGTCGTCCCGGTCCCCGTCGCGCCCGACGTCCAGTCGGGCAAGCAGGTCTCGAGCGGCAGCGTCGAGTCGTTAGCCGCGGGATTCGCGCGCGAAATCGACCCCGATCGGACCTACGTCTTCGGCCCCGGCAGCACCGTCGGTGCGATCGAGGAGGAACTGGGGGTCGACCCCTCGCCGCTGGGCGTCGACGTCTGGCGCGACGGGACGGTGCTGGCCCGCGACGCCGCCGAGAGCGATATTCTGGACGTCCTCGAGGAGCCGGCGACGATCGTCGTCTCGCCGATCGGCGGCCAGGGGTTCGTCTTCGGTCGGGGCAACCACCAGCTCTCGCCGGCGGTCATCCGGCGCGCGGACGCGATCGAGGTCGTCGCCTCGGACGCGAAACTCGACGACATCGACGCGCTACGCGTCGACACGGACGACGAGACCCTCGACGAGGAGCTTCGGGGCTGGGAACAGGTCCGAACCGGTCGGTTCACGACTCGCCTCGTGAAGGTTGTTTAA
- a CDS encoding 7-carboxy-7-deazaguanine synthase QueE codes for MPVSDSVDFDPEVDADGDTTSEETPDGLPINELFYSLQGEGTLAGVPSVFVRTSGCNLRCWFCDSYHTSWEPTHAWLDREQILAEIESHDADHVVLTGGEPLLHEASVDLLEALEDRDYHTTVETNGTIHRDAPIDLASISPKLESSTPTPERAPEGEGAHADRWAERHENDRIDLEALAALVEDYEFQLKFVVTDEDDMPEILDLLEALRGVTDAPIGDDDVLLMPEGATRERLAETRTRVADLAMEYGFRYTPRLHVDLWNDAPET; via the coding sequence ATGCCGGTTTCCGATTCCGTCGATTTCGACCCGGAAGTCGATGCCGACGGCGATACCACCAGCGAGGAGACGCCGGACGGCCTGCCGATCAACGAGTTGTTCTACTCGCTGCAGGGCGAGGGAACGCTCGCCGGCGTTCCGTCGGTGTTCGTCCGCACGAGCGGCTGTAACCTCCGATGCTGGTTCTGCGACTCCTATCACACCTCCTGGGAGCCGACCCACGCCTGGCTGGACCGCGAGCAGATCCTCGCGGAGATCGAGTCCCACGACGCCGACCACGTCGTTCTCACCGGCGGCGAACCCCTGCTCCACGAGGCGAGCGTCGACCTGCTCGAAGCCCTCGAGGACCGGGACTATCACACCACCGTCGAGACCAACGGGACGATCCACCGTGACGCCCCGATCGACCTCGCCTCGATCAGCCCGAAACTCGAGAGCAGCACGCCGACGCCCGAACGAGCGCCCGAGGGTGAGGGCGCCCACGCGGACCGATGGGCGGAGCGCCACGAGAACGATCGCATCGACCTCGAGGCCCTGGCCGCGCTGGTCGAGGACTACGAGTTCCAACTGAAGTTCGTCGTCACCGACGAAGACGACATGCCGGAGATACTCGACCTCCTCGAGGCACTCCGCGGCGTCACCGACGCGCCGATCGGCGACGACGACGTGCTCCTGATGCCCGAGGGCGCGACCCGGGAGCGCCTCGCGGAGACCCGCACCCGCGTCGCCGACCTCGCGATGGAGTACGGCTTCCGGTACACGCCGCGACTGCACGTCGACCTCTGGAACGACGCGCCCGAGACGTAA
- a CDS encoding exonuclease codes for MASEGRSAESSPAAAAEAVESAGFVHVVTRADGDALAAGGLLARALADRGTPYQVSVGRTVADRTDRVRDRQPAPDDVAIGIGAIDADVTRLDETDRPATLAALEVVRDLGATPAHDLALAGLVAAGVEPGAGESEWLLEAATERGLVERRPGVAVPTADPVDGLAHTTRVRAPWSGETAATRTALEGLGVDLAAPDAFDADDHRTVASAVALDAVGDDDAAPAAAETIQQVLRPYATPEAPFATIGGYADVLEATARDEPGTGAALAMGHDARRPALDVWREYGRQTHAALEGASTGRYDGLFVVGIDDGPVEAVADVAAAFRSPEPLVLTIGAGEAGLATRDAGTDPLGPVLEAVARELETAGIDGVGYDSTRRRGYLRYDPDVDESTIIQIVRERR; via the coding sequence ATGGCTTCCGAGGGTCGGTCCGCCGAGTCGTCGCCCGCCGCTGCCGCCGAGGCAGTCGAGAGCGCCGGCTTCGTCCACGTCGTCACGCGAGCCGACGGCGACGCGCTCGCGGCGGGCGGACTCCTCGCGAGGGCGCTGGCCGACCGCGGGACGCCCTACCAGGTGAGCGTCGGGCGAACGGTCGCGGATCGAACCGACCGCGTTCGCGACCGTCAGCCGGCACCGGACGACGTCGCGATCGGTATCGGCGCGATCGACGCGGACGTGACGCGACTGGACGAGACCGACCGTCCCGCCACGCTCGCCGCGCTCGAGGTCGTCCGAGACCTCGGCGCGACCCCGGCACACGACCTCGCGCTCGCGGGACTCGTGGCCGCCGGCGTCGAACCGGGCGCCGGCGAGAGCGAGTGGCTCCTCGAGGCCGCCACCGAACGCGGCCTCGTCGAGCGGCGACCGGGCGTCGCGGTGCCGACAGCCGACCCGGTCGACGGACTCGCCCACACCACGCGCGTCCGCGCGCCGTGGTCGGGTGAGACGGCGGCGACGCGCACAGCCCTCGAGGGCCTCGGCGTCGACCTCGCGGCGCCCGACGCGTTCGACGCGGACGACCACCGGACGGTGGCCTCCGCCGTGGCGCTGGACGCGGTCGGCGACGACGACGCGGCCCCGGCCGCCGCGGAGACGATCCAGCAGGTACTGCGACCGTACGCGACCCCCGAGGCGCCGTTCGCGACCATCGGGGGCTACGCCGACGTCCTCGAGGCGACCGCCCGGGACGAGCCCGGAACGGGCGCCGCGCTGGCGATGGGCCACGACGCCCGCCGACCGGCGCTGGACGTCTGGCGCGAGTACGGCCGCCAAACGCACGCCGCGCTCGAGGGCGCCTCGACCGGCCGCTACGACGGGCTGTTCGTCGTCGGTATCGACGACGGCCCCGTCGAGGCGGTCGCCGACGTCGCCGCGGCGTTCCGGTCGCCGGAGCCCCTCGTCCTCACCATCGGGGCGGGCGAGGCCGGCCTCGCGACCCGCGACGCCGGGACCGACCCGCTGGGGCCGGTCCTCGAGGCGGTCGCCCGCGAACTCGAGACGGCCGGCATCGACGGCGTCGGCTACGATAGTACCCGTCGGCGCGGCTACCTGCGGTACGACCCCGACGTGGACGAGTCGACGATCATCCAGATCGTGAGGGAGCGACGATGA
- a CDS encoding KEOPS complex subunit Pcc1, producing the protein MSRRATIRTTHDDPALVARALAPDNTDEMETAVDGDDGGDTETAGAVVTRIERETTGGLHSNVDDYVVNLEVAMDVAAAARNAGGADEQHEQPADAGLAFDANADTDTPNTQ; encoded by the coding sequence ATGAGTCGACGCGCGACGATTCGGACGACCCACGACGACCCCGCGCTCGTCGCCCGAGCGCTGGCCCCCGACAACACCGACGAGATGGAGACCGCCGTCGACGGCGACGACGGCGGCGATACCGAGACGGCAGGCGCCGTCGTCACGCGGATCGAACGCGAGACGACCGGCGGCCTCCACTCGAACGTCGACGACTACGTCGTCAACCTCGAGGTCGCGATGGACGTTGCGGCCGCTGCACGGAACGCAGGCGGAGCCGACGAACAGCACGAGCAACCAGCGGACGCGGGGCTCGCGTTCGATGCGAATGCGGACACAGATACACCCAACACACAATGA
- a CDS encoding 30S ribosomal protein S15, whose translation MARMHTRRRGSSGSDKPAADEPPEWSDVDAEDIESRVVELAEQGYEPSQIGMKLRDEGVTGTPIPDVKLATGKKLTEILEENDATSDIPEDLYNLMDRAVRLREHVRENPQDYQNKRALQNTESKVRRLVKYYRGDELEPDFQYSYDVAKTLLED comes from the coding sequence ATGGCACGAATGCACACCCGCCGTCGCGGCTCGTCCGGTTCGGACAAGCCGGCGGCAGACGAACCCCCGGAGTGGAGCGACGTCGACGCGGAGGACATCGAGTCTCGCGTCGTCGAACTGGCAGAGCAGGGCTACGAGCCCAGCCAGATCGGGATGAAGCTACGTGACGAGGGCGTCACGGGCACGCCCATCCCGGACGTCAAGCTGGCGACCGGAAAGAAGCTCACCGAGATCCTCGAGGAGAACGACGCCACGTCTGACATTCCCGAGGACCTCTACAACCTGATGGACCGGGCCGTCCGGCTGCGCGAGCACGTCCGGGAGAACCCCCAGGACTACCAGAACAAGCGCGCCCTGCAGAACACGGAGTCGAAGGTCCGACGCCTCGTCAAGTACTACCGCGGCGACGAGCTCGAGCCGGACTTCCAGTACTCCTACGACGTCGCGAAGACCCTCCTCGAGGACTAA
- a CDS encoding iron-containing alcohol dehydrogenase family protein codes for MTPSSDRDPSFRFDYDPATIRFGAGCVDDLAAELEAQGLERALIVCGTTVGSTPAVIDPVRRGLGDRLAGVFDETTPKKRLETALEGRDRLRETNADVLVSLGGGSSLDVAKVISTLAASDRSADDVADEFAERGTITVPEEGLVPIVAIPTTLAGADLTMVAGVTADPESGLVESAVSGGISDPGLMPAATVYDSELVATTPESVLTGSTMNGFDKGLETIYASNATPITDATAARGLSKLEAGLRAFGDGDRDTGTFETALEGIVLVQYGISRPGETTLSIVHAFGHGLTRTYDVQQGAAHAVVVPHVLEYLFEAEHVDARLDVLADALGVADAADPAGAVVDAVADIRDALDLPTRLRDVDGPERDEFTAVAESILADRFTANAPPGLDPTVAEIEGILERAW; via the coding sequence ATGACTCCCTCGAGCGACCGCGACCCGTCGTTTCGCTTCGACTACGACCCGGCGACGATCCGGTTCGGCGCCGGGTGCGTCGACGATCTCGCGGCCGAACTCGAGGCGCAAGGCCTCGAGCGCGCTCTGATCGTCTGCGGCACCACCGTCGGCTCCACGCCCGCGGTGATCGATCCGGTTCGGCGGGGGCTGGGGGATCGACTGGCCGGCGTCTTCGACGAGACGACCCCGAAGAAGCGCCTCGAGACGGCCCTCGAGGGGCGCGACCGGCTCCGCGAGACGAACGCGGACGTTCTCGTGAGCCTCGGCGGGGGCAGCAGCCTCGACGTCGCGAAGGTGATCAGCACGCTCGCGGCGAGCGACCGGTCGGCCGACGACGTCGCCGACGAGTTCGCCGAGCGGGGGACGATCACCGTGCCGGAGGAGGGTCTCGTCCCGATCGTGGCGATTCCGACGACCCTCGCGGGCGCGGACCTCACGATGGTCGCGGGCGTCACCGCCGACCCCGAGTCGGGGCTGGTCGAGTCGGCGGTCAGCGGCGGCATCTCCGATCCCGGCCTCATGCCCGCCGCGACCGTCTACGATTCCGAACTGGTCGCGACCACGCCCGAATCGGTGCTGACGGGGTCGACCATGAACGGCTTCGACAAGGGTCTCGAGACGATCTACGCGAGCAACGCGACGCCGATCACCGACGCGACGGCCGCACGCGGCCTCTCGAAACTCGAGGCGGGACTCCGCGCCTTCGGCGACGGCGACCGCGACACCGGAACGTTCGAGACGGCCCTCGAGGGGATCGTCCTCGTGCAGTACGGCATCTCACGACCCGGCGAGACGACGCTGTCGATCGTCCACGCCTTCGGCCACGGGCTGACGCGCACGTACGACGTCCAGCAGGGGGCCGCCCACGCCGTCGTCGTTCCCCACGTTCTGGAGTACCTCTTCGAAGCGGAGCACGTCGACGCCCGACTGGACGTGCTGGCCGACGCGCTGGGCGTCGCCGACGCCGCCGATCCGGCGGGAGCGGTCGTCGACGCGGTGGCTGACATCCGCGACGCGCTCGACCTCCCTACCCGCCTGCGCGACGTCGACGGGCCCGAGCGCGACGAGTTCACCGCCGTCGCGGAGTCGATCCTCGCCGATCGCTTCACGGCGAACGCGCCGCCGGGATTGGATCCCACGGTCGCCGAGATCGAGGGGATCCTCGAGCGGGCGTGGTGA
- a CDS encoding 6-pyruvoyl trahydropterin synthase family protein, with amino-acid sequence MTGSTDGAERGAGTDRDAVVGTERVLRVGHDRPIRISAGHRIQHHDGKCARPHGHNYEVAVTVAGTLTEEGWIADKGDITAAISEWDHMFLLEAGDPLIEAFEAAGDDDAVVVLEHPPTAEVMSVVLERKLAAALPDTVTDVAVQVNETSELCGGSEL; translated from the coding sequence ATGACCGGATCGACCGACGGCGCCGAACGAGGTGCCGGAACCGACCGCGACGCGGTCGTCGGCACCGAACGCGTCCTCCGCGTGGGCCACGACAGGCCGATCAGGATCAGCGCCGGCCATCGAATCCAACACCACGACGGCAAGTGCGCGCGACCCCACGGCCACAACTACGAGGTGGCCGTCACCGTCGCCGGCACGCTGACCGAGGAGGGGTGGATCGCCGACAAGGGCGATATTACCGCAGCAATCTCCGAGTGGGACCACATGTTCCTCCTCGAGGCCGGCGACCCCCTGATCGAGGCCTTCGAGGCCGCCGGCGACGACGACGCCGTCGTCGTCCTCGAGCACCCGCCGACGGCCGAGGTGATGAGCGTCGTCCTGGAGCGAAAGCTCGCGGCCGCGTTGCCCGATACCGTCACGGACGTCGCGGTGCAGGTCAACGAGACGAGCGAACTCTGCGGGGGGAGCGAGCTCTGA